A genomic stretch from Malus domestica chromosome 15, GDT2T_hap1 includes:
- the LOC103400533 gene encoding G-type lectin S-receptor-like serine/threonine-protein kinase SD1-13, producing the protein MASSSPRCLVRRPSACSERDSFSNVTGTLPSSLFTSWPIRIDPYDCEKFCTIHCSCVAYTYDSLPDGGTICQVYYGNKIDLQKLVGTGNSTIYVRSNASKSDRKLLTVTFMVIPLVFFMLILLLWIKCNSLGIYGFRNGTRDSMRLLLSQLSSDDNASCPNITELGKQKDHELPLLSFSFIVTSTNNFSLANQLGQGGFGPVYKGKLLQHDIAVKRLSKNSGQGPVEFKNEVQLISKLQHRNLVKLLGFCIHREEKILIYEYMPNKSLDSFIFEKTKTRSLNWRQRIHIIEGIAQGLLYLHKYSRLRIIHRDLKISNILLDAYMNPKISDFGLARILSGNECRAKTNRVVGTYGYMSPEYLMHGLFSTKSDVFSFGVIVLEIVSGRKNANFYESDHSLNLLGHAWNLWKSGRAAELMDSTLADSSSMESLVTCIQVGLLCVQDSAEDRPTMSDVVSMLSNEGATLPTPKQPTYSNLTTEVDKPLNQLPSVNLLTFSEVEAR; encoded by the exons ATGGCAAGCAGTTCTCCTCGCTGTTTGGTGAGGAGGCCATCAGCGTGCTCAGAAAGAGATAGTTTCTCAAATGTCACAGGAACGCTGCCGAGTTCATTGTTTACAAGTTGGCCAATTCGGATAGATCCCTATGACTGCGAGAAATTTTGCACGATCCATTGCTCATGTGTTGCATATACATATGATTCTTTGCCGGATGGTGGAACTATATGTCAAGTTTATTATGGAAATAAAATCGATCTTCAAAAACTGGTCGGGACAGGTAACAGCACCATTTATGTGCGCAGTAACGCTTCTAAATCTG aTAGGAAGCTGTTGACTGTCACATTTATGGTGATTCCCTTGGTGTTCTTCATGTTGATCTTATTGCTATGGATAAAGTGCAACTCTTTAG GAATTTATGGATTCCGCAATGGCACGAGAGATAGTATGAGGCTATTATTGTCGCAGTTGAGCTCCGATGATAATGCTAGCTGTCCAAATATTACAGAACTTGGAAAGCAGAAGGATCATGAGTTGCCACTGCTTAGCTTTTCATTCATAGTGACATCCACTAATAATTTCTCCCTTGCAAATCAGCTTGGACAAGGTGGTTTCGGGCCTGTTTATAAG GGAAAATTACTACAACATGACATTGCAGTCAAAAGGCTATCCAAAAATTCTGGACAAGGACCCGTGGAGTTCAAGAACGAGGTGCAGTTAATCTCTAAGCTCCAGCACAGAAACCTTGTCAAGCTTTTGGGCTTTTGCATTCACCGAGAAGAAAAGATACTAATATACGAGTACATGCCCAATAAAAGCTTGGATTCCTTCATTTTCG aaaaaacaaagacaaggtcATTGAATTGGAGACAGCGCATACACATAATCGAAGGGATTGCTCAAGGGCTTCTTTATCTTCACAAGTACTCTAGATTAAGAATTATTCATCGCGATCTTAAAATTAGCAACATCTTATTGGATGCTTACATGAACCCCAAGATATCAGACTTTGGCTTGGCTAGAATTTTATCCGGGAATGAATGTCGAGCCAAAACAAATCGGGTTGTTGGAACATA TGGTTATATGTCTCCTGAGTATCTGATGCACGGCCTTTTCTCAACTAAATCCGATGTGTTCAGCTTCGGAGTCATTGTGTTGGAGATTGTAAGTGGCAGGAAGAACGCAAACTTTTATGAGTCAGATCATTCTCTGAACCTACTAGGACAT GCTTGGAATTTATGGAAATCTGGGCGAGCAGCGGAGTTGATGGATTCAACACTGGCTGATTCAAGTTCAATGGAAAGCCTTGTAACCTGCATTCAGGTGGGTCTGTTATGTGTCCAAGACAGTGCAGAGGATAGGCCAACCATGTCGGATGTTGTTTCAATGTTGAGCAATGAAGGAGCAACTTTACCTACCCCTAAGCAGCCTACGTATTCGAATTTAACGACAGAGGTTGATAAACCATTAAATCAATTGCCTTCTGTAAATCTATTAACATTTTCGGAAGTAGAAGCACGATAA
- the LOC139191705 gene encoding G-type lectin S-receptor-like serine/threonine-protein kinase CES101: MKTWRPFHVVFCTFACFFVCLSHASSDTLRHGQYLYSNQTLVSAGGVFELGFFSSPSAPNGYLGIWFKNDKNQKPVWVANRNSPLDSDGMVGSSSVLLTIRNDGNMVIIDRRNISYIVNYEALASGNNTTATLLDSGNLVLMEGGDTFWQSFDYLTDTFLPGMKLGLFNINTEQLRKQFLVSWSNTSVPADGIYALGIDPVNNTQFNVWRSDGAYQQIGLWDGHEFNFFFKSTLDNLNQQK, translated from the exons ATGAAAACATGGAGACCATTTCATGTTGTGTTCTGTACTTTCGCATGCTTCTTTGTGTGTTTATCTCATGCATCATCGGACACCCTCAGGCATGGACAATACTTGTACAGCAATCAAACCCTGGTTTCTGCCGGCGGGGTGTTTGAGCTAGGCTTTTTCAGCTCCCCCTCAGCGCCGAACGGGTACTTGGGAATCTGGTTCAAGAATGACAAGAACCAAAAGCCAGTTTGGGTTGCAAACAGAAACAGCCCCCTGGATTCCGATGGAATGGTGGGTTCGTCGAGTGTACTTCTCACCATCCGGAATGATGGGAACATGGTGATCATTGACAGAAGAAACATTTCATATATTGTGAATTACGAAGCACTTGCGTCAGGGAATAACACAACTGCAACGCTTCTTGACTCGGGAAATCTTGTTCTGATGGAAGGAGGAGACACGTTTTGGCAGAGTTTTGATTACCTGACGGATACGTTTCTTCCTGGAATGAAGTTGGGGTTGTTCAACATAAACACCGAGCAGTTGAGGAAACAGTTTCTTGTGTCCTGGTCAAACACTTCTGTCCCTGCTGATGGTATTTATGCTCTAGGCATTGATCCAGTGAACAACACTCAGTTCAACGTCTGGCGCAGTGATGGAGCTTACCAACAGATTGGACTTTGGGATGGCCATGAGtttaatttcttcttcaaaAGCACGTTGGATAATCTCAAC CAACAAAAATAG
- the LOC139192559 gene encoding uncharacterized protein yields MTTTMKEPPLSRRRRPTCHQPKKLKLVCCFKGAFHPRPPSGKLRYVGGEARIVSVDRNIGFSKLRSKILDLCPSINPTFTLKYQLPGSGSGSDSAAPLALIASDDDVRCMIEEYDKLELYGKSPRLWVFVCCRNVSDNVNGYVNCVKGVNLSEGVESESEHVGTHRRHLSGGAQVEKKAAVKNFGGVRSGDESLRKMVLKRQLLAKQSAFRRRFGTSENDEIGFLGESQKCESFDQGRDLLDDRLGSKRCDNVGSFLVSRANPLNPRDGNLRVEGKGFGQRCPAWSGQILCNGVGRSSQAVATVPPAKPLPGCNGCCSDVKQDFRNNAMAGISYVNRENVMPLETNCDLVKNGLSCNSGADSLAGTTAYPVKSSYSGDRVWGGLKSGIRNHRFGVNDARNQWCYQYHVRNHHRSNMTEMGIQRTKQGISAWKCYPGLMPNLNIAKQGQSLRVYHPSIWRQCSGFPEHAVEERVRMMDSGSMKDNYLIDVLYGNEKLSKRSGPAVSEQGNYNPSKSYSGFCGAFTGVGNQSLMSSNAIESSSPSVKTMDILEDLLTGSDFGKCDGPYQTSHENFHGMSGNCEFQKEMRLLDSHEVANTSGFPNDVGCTIGIRLAGDNKLANGEAVIDTLHNFKNSTNDIQVSCSRVPASLSVSLHNLSLSSSKEVEALQLPSHASSVVSSDVLLKHQSKPIDLMDEGQLTPVHRVDKSNGVAPNPTSQNSAKTEKGNVDDEEVRQDPSSSITFDEKANNKVIGGTSSDLAAFYTHLVTQELQTIKNSDLEFIKELGSGTYGTVYYGKWKGSDVAIKKIKPSCFTEDTVKQERLLADFWKEADILGQLHHPNIVAFYGVVSDGPVTDLATLTEYMVNGSLKQVLRKKDRTIDRRKRLIIAMDAAFGMQYLHEKNIVHFDLKSHNFLVNMRDPQRPVCKIGDLGLSKIKQRTLVSGGVRGTVPWMAPELLSGKNNLVTEKVDVYSFGIVMWELLTGEEPYGDLRSQEIIAGIMKGSLRPEIPSWCDPTWRSLMERCWSSDPKSRPPFSEIAKELRTMSAAMNIK; encoded by the exons atgacaACAACCATGAAAGAGCCACCTCTCTCCCGTCGCAGAAGGCCCACTTGCCACCAGCCCAAGAAGCTGAAGCTCGTCTGCTGCTTCAAAGGCGCATTCCACCCCCGCCCGCCGTCCGGAAAGCTACGCTACGTCGGCGGCGAGGCCAGAATCGTGTCCGTGGACCGTAACATCGGGTTCTCGAAGCTCCGATCAAAGATTTTGGATCTTTGCCCCAGCATTAACCCCACATTCACTCTCAAGTACCAGCTCCCGGGTTCCGGCTCCGGCTCCGACTCCGCTGCCCCTCTCGCCCTCATCGCGTCAGATGACGACGTTCGGTGCATGATCGAAGAGTACGACAAGCTCGAGCTGTACGGTAAGTCCCCGAGGCTCTGGGTTTTTGTTTGTTGTAGAAATGTCAGTGATAATGTcaatggttatgtgaattgCGTGAAAGGTGTGAACCTTAGTGAGGGGGTTGAGTCAGAGAGCGAACATGTAGGGACCCACCGCCGCCATTTGAGCGGCGGAGCTCAGGTGGAGAAGAAGGCGGCGGTGAAGAACTTTGGGGGCGTACGGTCCGGCGATGAATCGCTTAGAAAAATGGTGCTGAAACGGCAATTGCTTGCAAAGCAATCGGCTTTTCGCCGTCGTTTTGGTACTAGTGAGAATGATGAAATAGGGTTTTTGGGTGAATCCCAAAAGTGTGAATCTTTTGATCAGGGCAGAGACTTGTTGGATGACAGATTAGGGAGTAAACGTTGTGACAATGTAGGGAGTTTTTTGGTGTCTCGGGCAAATCCGCTGAATCCCAGAGATGGGAATTTGAGGGTGGAAGGTAAGGGTTTTGGGCAGCGCTGTCCGGCATGGTCGGGTCAGATTTTGTGTAATGGGGTTGGGAGGTCGAGTCAGGCAGTGGCAACTGTGCCGCCTGCGAAACCATTACCGGGTTGTAATGGTTGTTGTAGTGATGTTAAGCAGGATTTTAGAAACAATGCAATGGCTGGGATTAGTTATGTGAACAGAGAAAACGTTATGCCTTTGGAGACCAAttgtgatttggtgaagaatgGATTGAGTTGTAATTCTGGTGCTGATTCTTTGGCTGGAACTACTGCGTATCCTGTGAAATCTTCTTATAGTGGTGATAGGGTGTGGGGCGGCTTAAAGAGCGGGATTCGTAACCATAGATTTGGTGTGAATGATGCTAGAAATCAGTGGTGTTATCAGTACCATGTTCGGAATCATCATAGGAGCAACATGACTGAGATGGGGATCCAAAGAACGAAGCAGGGGATTTCAGCTTGGAAATGCTACCCCGGACTTATGCCAAATTTGAACATTGCAAAGCAAGGGCAGTCTCTGAGAGTATATCATCCGAGTATATGGAGGCAATGCTCTGGTTTTCCTGAGCATGCAGTGGAAGAAAGGGTGAGGATGATGGATTCTGGTTCAATGAAAGACAACTACTTGATCGATGTGCTATATGGTAATGAGAAACTGAGTAAACGGAGTGGCCCTGCAGTTTCAGAGCAAGGGAATTATAATCCGAGTAAATCCTATTCAGGTTTTTGTGGTGCATTTACTGGCGTGGGAAATCAATCTCTCATGAGTTCTAATGCCATTGAGAGTTCATCTCCATCTGTGAAGACAATGGACATTCTGGAAGATCTCTTAACTGGTTCTGATTTTGGGAAGTGTGATGGTCCATATCAAACTTCACATGAAAATTTTCATGGAATGTCCGGAAATTGTGAGTTTCAGAAGGAGATGCGCCTGTTGGACTCTCATGAGGTTGCTAACACCTCTGGCTTTCCAAATGATGTGGGATGTACTATTGGAATTAGATTAGCCGGTGATAACAAATTGGCTAATGGGGAAGCAGTCATCGACACTTTACACAATTTCAAAAACAGCACTAATGACATACAGGTTTCATGTAGCAGAGTCCCAGCTTCATTGAGTGTTTCTTTGCATAACCTTTCACTGTCATCATCCAAAGAAGTGGAAGCTCTGCAACTCCCTTCTCATGCCAGCAGTGTTGTGTCTTCTGATGTCTTGCTAAAACATCAATCAAAGCCTATAGATCTCATGGATGAAGGACAATTAACCCCAGTTCATCGTGTCGATAAATCGAACGGAGTTGCACCTAACCCTACCTCCCAGAATTCAGCTAAGACAGAGAAAGGTAATGTGGATGATGAGGAGGTTCGCCAGGATCCTTCATCTAGTATAACCTTTGATGAAAAG GCCAACAATAAAGTAATTGGTGGAACCTCCAGTGATCTGGCTGCGTTTTATACTCATCTAGTCACTCAAGAGCTTCAG ACTATAAAAAATTCTGACCTTGAGTTCATAAAAGAACTCGGTTCAGGAACATATGGAACCGTTTACTATGGAAAATGGAAGGGGTCTGATGTTGCTATAAAGAAGATCAAGCCAAGTTGCTTTACTGAAGACACAGTGAAGCAAGAGCGATTG CTTGCTGATTTTTGGAAGGAAGCTGACATACTAGGTCAGCTTCACCACCCAAATATTGTAGCATTCTATGGTGTAGTGTCAGATGGACCAGTGACGGATTTGGCAACTTTGACAGAGTACATGGTGAATGGCTCCTTAAAACAAGTTTTGCGAAAGAAAGATCG GACTATTGATCGTCGAAAGAGGCTAATTATAGCAATGGATGCAGCTTTTGGTATGCAGTATCTTCATGAGAAGAACATTGTCCATTTTGATCTGAAATCGCATAACTTTCTTGTGAATATGAGGGACCCTCAGCGTCCAGTGTGCAAG ATTGGTGATCTGGGCTTATCAAAGATCAAGCAGAGGACACTTGTTTCTGGTGGAGTACGAGGTACCGTACCGTGGATGGCTCCTGAACTTTTGAGCGGAAAGAACAACTTGGTGACAGAAAAG GTTGATGTCTACTCATTTGGCATTGTGATGTGGGAACTCTTGACTGGGGAGGAACCGTATGGAGACCTGCGCTCGCAGGAAATAATAG CCGGTATAATGAAAGGCAGTCTCCGACCTGAAATCCCAAGCTGGTGCGATCCAACATGGAGATCATTAATGGAGAGGTGCTGGTCATCTGATCCCAAATCTAGGCCACCTTTCTCAGAAATTGCAAAGGAGCTACGCACCATGTCAGCTGCCATGAACATCAAGTGA